A genomic stretch from Lathyrus oleraceus cultivar Zhongwan6 chromosome 2, CAAS_Psat_ZW6_1.0, whole genome shotgun sequence includes:
- the LOC127122574 gene encoding putative F-box/FBD/LRR-repeat protein At1g78760 yields the protein MKTRRRNYDKDRLSALPNSLLLQILSHLNAKQVVQTCILSTTWNNVWKDLPVLSLNSSHFKTFLSFTNFVSQILSLRNDKTSLHALNFQSLYNDIEPHLLKSILNYAFSPNLQLLHMSMAVKTQQFSLCNFSSHTLTSLNLSPRILSQRPLFPNSLKLPALTYLSLNFFNFSSCSDDGYADPFSAFKNLNTLIIHFCHVLDDKNLLISSVSLVNLKLQLFYLSAYKFELSTPNLCSFYFKGYPFQNLRGHNSHSNASSIKHVDIVLPSWTHVQNSPSILFNWLVQFALMESLTISSQTLEFLDLIPDLWKVDFPYLINMKLLKIETHKLSSIPDGLGDFLLQNAPSAKKVIIELSEETLIRRMVDALGFPREQNKGGCTY from the exons ATGAAAACAAGGAGACGGAATTATGATAAAGACAGACTCAGTGCTTTACCTAATTCTCTTTTACTTCAAATATTGTCTCATTTGAATGCCAAGCAAGTTGTTCAAACCTGCATTCTCTCCACAACATGGAACAATGTTTGGAAGGATCTTCCTGTTCTTTCTTTAAATTCTTCTCACTTCAAGACCTTCCTAAGTTTCACTAATTTCGTCTCTCAAATTTTGTCTCTACGCAACGATAAAACCTCTCTCCATGCTCTCAATTTTCAGTCCCTCTACAATGATATAGAGCCTCACCTACTCAAAAGCATCCTTAATTATGCATTTTCACCCAATCTCCAACTATTACACATGTCCATGGCGGTTAAAACTCAACAATTTTCACTTTGCAACTTTTCATCTCACACGTTAACCTCTCTTAACCTTAGTCCTAGAATCTTAAGTCAAAGACCATTATTTCCAAATTCTCTTAAACTTCCTGCATTAACCTACTTGTCTCTAAATTTCTTTAACTTTTCCTCCTGTAGCGATGATGGCTATGCCGATCCCTTTTCGGCATTTAAAAATTTGAATACTTTGATCATTCATTTTTGTCATGTTCTTGATGATAAGAACCTCTTAATATCAAGTGTCTCGCTTGTTAATTTAAAATTACAACTGTTTTATCTCTCCGCTTACAAATTTGAGTTATCTACCCCAAATCTTTGTAGCTTTTATTTTAAGGGTTATCCTTTTCAAAACCTCCGTGGGCACAATAGCCATAGCAATGCCTCTTCTATTAAACATGTAGATATTGTTTTACCTAGCTGGACGCATGTCCAAAATTCTCCTTCAATTCTATTCAATTGGCTGGTTCAGTTTGCTCTCATGGAATCATTGACAATCTCTTCACAGACTCTTGAG TTTCTCGACCTAATTCCGGATTTGTGGAAGGTTGATTTCCCTTATTTAATTAACATGAAGTTACTGAAAATAGAAACGCATAAACTTTCATCAATACCGGATGGATTAGGAGACTTTTTACTTCAAAACGCACCATCTGCAAAGAAAGTCATCATAGAATTGTCAG AAGAAACACTAATTAGAAGAATGGTTGATGCATTGGGTTTTCCAAGAGAACAGAATAAGGGTGGATGCACTTATTAG